Proteins encoded in a region of the Denticeps clupeoides unplaced genomic scaffold, fDenClu1.1, whole genome shotgun sequence genome:
- the LOC114781527 gene encoding gap junction Cx32.2 protein-like, with product MGDFGFLSKLLDKVQSHSTVIGKVWMTVLFLFRIMVLGAGVENVWGDERSSLVCNTQTPGCENICYDWKFPISHVRFWVLQIIFVSTPTLVYLGHAMHVIHKENKLREKLKKKELCGMLKAPKYTNEKGKVKIKGILLRTYLVHLFFKIILELGFTVGQFYIYGTFMPYEFECNQSPCKFTVPCYMSRPTEKNIFIIFMSVMSCVSLLLNVVEVFYLLCNRAKFGGHSKLPQQFNSVGQPAGVPMSWQPRQDMVETMNQNKANMAFEEGRSL from the coding sequence ATGGGAGACTTTGGCTTCCTCTCCAAGCTGCTGGACAAGGTGCAGTCCCACTCCACGGTCATCGGGAAGGTGTGGATGACGGTGCTCTTCCTCTTCAGGATCATGGTCCTAGGAGCCGGGGTGGAGAACGTGTGGGGCGATGAGCGCTCGAGTCTGGTGTGCAACACCCAAACACCTGGCTGTGAGAACATATGCTATGACTGGAagttccctatttcccatgttcgCTTCTGGGTGCTGCAGATCATCTTCGTCTCCACGCCCACGCTGGTCTACCTGGGCCACGCCATGCACGTCATCCACAAGGAGAACAAGCTGAgggagaagctgaagaagaaAGAGCTGTGCGGCATGCTGAAGGCCCCCAAGTACACCAACGAAAAGGGGAAGGTCAAAATCAAAGGCATCCTGCTGCGCACCTACCTGGTCCACCTCTTCTTCAAGATCATCTTGGAGCTTGGCTTCACCGTGGGCCAGTTCTACATCTACGGCACCTTCATGCCATACGAGTTTGAGTGCAACCAGTCACCGTGCAAGTTCACCGTGCCTTGCTACATGTCCCGCCCCACAGAGAAGAACATCTTCATTATCTTTATGAGCGTCATGTCTTGTGTGTCCCTACTGCTGAACGTGGTGGAGGTCTTCTACCTGCTCTGCAACAGGGCCAAGTTCGGAGGCCACAGCAAACTCCCCCAACAATTCAACTCTGTGGGACAACCTGCTGGAGTCCCGATGTCCTGGCAGCCCCGCCAGGACATGGTGGAAACCATGAACCAGAACAAGGCCAACATGGCCTTCGAGGAGGGAAGGAGCCTCTGA